From Pseudomonas sp. FP2335, the proteins below share one genomic window:
- a CDS encoding cytochrome c — MKALVIATFALFGSCSVSAAETDLVKQGEYLARAGDCVACHTAKGGKPFAGGLPMETPIGVIYSTNITPDKTGLGDYSFEDFDKAVRHGVAKSGSTLYPAMPYPSYARVSDSDMQALYAYFMKGVEPVAQENKASDIPWPLSMRWPLAAWRWMFAPEVAEPQPTAQADPVISRGAYLVEGLGHCGACHTPRALTMQEKALSATDGSAFLSGSAPLEGWIAKNLRGDHKDGLGGWSEEQLVQFLKTGRSDRSAVFGGMSDVVVHSMQYMSENDLTAIARYLKSLPAVDPKDQPHQYDKQVADALWKGDDSRRGAAVYIDNCAACHRTDGHGYTRVFPALAGNPVLQTADATSLINIVLNGGTLPATHTAPSTFTMPAFAWRLSDQEVADVVSFIRGSWGNKGEPVKAGDVADLRQKH, encoded by the coding sequence ATGAAAGCACTTGTTATCGCGACGTTTGCACTGTTCGGCAGTTGCTCGGTGAGCGCTGCTGAAACCGACCTGGTCAAGCAGGGTGAATACCTGGCCCGCGCCGGTGACTGCGTGGCTTGCCACACCGCCAAGGGCGGCAAGCCGTTCGCTGGTGGCCTGCCGATGGAAACGCCGATTGGCGTGATCTATTCCACCAACATCACCCCGGACAAGACCGGCCTGGGCGACTACAGCTTCGAGGATTTCGACAAGGCCGTGCGCCATGGCGTCGCCAAGAGCGGTAGTACGCTTTACCCGGCGATGCCCTACCCGTCTTACGCGCGCGTCAGCGACAGCGATATGCAGGCGCTGTATGCGTACTTCATGAAAGGGGTGGAGCCGGTCGCTCAAGAGAACAAGGCGAGTGATATTCCCTGGCCGCTGAGCATGCGCTGGCCGCTGGCCGCGTGGCGTTGGATGTTCGCGCCTGAGGTTGCCGAGCCGCAGCCAACTGCGCAGGCCGACCCGGTGATCAGCCGTGGCGCCTATCTGGTGGAAGGCCTCGGCCACTGCGGCGCATGCCATACGCCACGGGCCCTGACCATGCAGGAAAAAGCCCTGAGTGCCACTGATGGCAGTGCATTCCTGTCCGGCAGTGCGCCGCTGGAAGGCTGGATCGCGAAGAACCTGCGTGGCGATCACAAGGACGGCCTCGGCGGTTGGAGCGAGGAGCAACTGGTGCAATTCCTCAAGACCGGCCGCAGTGACCGTAGCGCGGTGTTTGGTGGCATGAGTGATGTTGTCGTCCACAGCATGCAGTACATGTCGGAAAACGACCTGACCGCCATCGCCCGTTACCTCAAGAGCCTGCCGGCGGTGGACCCCAAGGATCAGCCGCATCAGTACGACAAGCAGGTCGCCGACGCTTTGTGGAAAGGCGATGACAGCCGGCGCGGCGCGGCGGTGTACATCGACAACTGCGCGGCCTGTCACCGCACCGACGGCCATGGCTACACGCGGGTGTTCCCGGCGCTGGCGGGCAACCCGGTGCTGCAGACGGCGGACGCCACCTCGTTGATCAACATTGTGTTGAACGGCGGCACCTTGCCCGCTACGCACACGGCGCCCTCCACCTTCACCATGCCTGCGTTCGCCTGGCGTCTGTCGGACCAGGAAGTGGCGGATGTAGTCAGTTTCATCCGTGGCAGCTGGGGCAATAAAGGCGAGCCGGTGAAAGCGGGCGACGTGGCGGACTTGCGCCAGAAGCACTGA
- a CDS encoding PA0069 family radical SAM protein, which yields MSTALPPRGRGTATNLHNRFAPTVSVAEDDGWYQEVPPTQGTEVRIETAKTIITRNNSPDLPFDRSINPYRGCEHGCIYCYARPSHAYWDMSPGLDFETRLIAKSNAADVLEQQLSKPGYVCAPINLGSNTDPYQPIEREYRITRQTLEVLLRHRHPVTIITKGSLILRDLDLLTELARQRLVAVMISLTSLDDELKRILEPRTAAPKARLRAIRVMREAGIPVGVLCSPMIPMINDSELESLLTEAHAAGAQSAAYMMLRLPLEVAPLFEEWLAAHYPQRAAHVMSLVRQVRGGEVYDSRFGVRMRGEGPFAELLAQRFSKAIKRLGLNRREGFNLDCTAFCPPGRQMALL from the coding sequence ATGTCTACTGCGCTGCCACCCCGTGGCCGAGGTACGGCCACCAACCTGCATAACCGCTTTGCGCCGACCGTCAGCGTGGCCGAGGACGACGGCTGGTATCAGGAAGTGCCGCCGACCCAGGGCACCGAGGTGCGGATCGAGACGGCCAAGACCATCATCACCCGCAACAACTCGCCGGACCTGCCGTTCGACCGTTCGATCAACCCTTATCGCGGTTGCGAACACGGCTGCATTTACTGCTATGCGCGGCCCAGCCATGCGTATTGGGACATGTCACCGGGGCTGGATTTCGAGACCAGGCTGATCGCCAAGAGCAATGCCGCAGACGTGCTGGAACAGCAACTGTCGAAACCGGGCTATGTCTGCGCGCCGATCAACCTGGGCTCCAACACCGACCCGTACCAACCCATCGAGCGCGAATACCGGATCACCCGGCAAACCCTTGAAGTGCTGCTGCGCCACCGGCACCCGGTGACAATTATCACCAAGGGCTCGCTGATCCTGCGCGACCTCGACCTGTTGACCGAATTGGCCAGGCAGCGCCTGGTGGCCGTGATGATCAGCCTCACCAGCCTGGACGACGAGCTCAAGCGCATCCTGGAGCCGCGTACGGCGGCGCCCAAGGCGCGATTGCGGGCGATCCGCGTGATGCGCGAGGCAGGCATCCCGGTGGGCGTGCTGTGCTCGCCGATGATCCCGATGATCAACGACAGCGAACTGGAGAGCCTGCTTACCGAAGCCCACGCTGCCGGGGCACAAAGCGCAGCGTACATGATGTTGCGCCTGCCGCTGGAGGTGGCGCCGCTGTTCGAGGAGTGGCTGGCGGCCCATTACCCGCAGCGCGCCGCCCATGTGATGAGCCTGGTGCGCCAGGTACGCGGTGGCGAGGTTTACGACAGCCGCTTCGGTGTACGCATGCGTGGCGAGGGGCCGTTTGCCGAATTGCTGGCCCAGCGCTTCAGCAAGGCCATCAAACGCCTGGGGCTCAACCGTCGGGAAGGATTCAACCTGGATTGCACGGCGTTCTGCCCGCCGGGC